A genomic window from Candidatus Methylomirabilota bacterium includes:
- the chrA gene encoding chromate efflux transporter, translated as MSEPRTTWSLIRYFLYLGSLGFGGPAALVGYMQRDLVESRAWFTKDEYVKGLALSQLAPGPLAAQLAICLGYSHGRIWGATLVGVAFIVPSFLMTVALGALYVGYGGLSWMQAVFYGVGAAVIGIIVRSAWRLAKLTMARDRLLWGVFAIMAVVTAWTESEMAALFILSGIVIMLIKAPPRRLLALVGSSKSLLSAAWPALLLTGLGSPATSGILAQILWFFTKAGAFVFGSGLAIVPFLYGGVVQEHQWLNDKQFLDAVAVAMITPGPVVITVAFIGYLVAGLGGAIAAGIGVFLPVYLFVIVLYPFFDRWSRIAQVKAFVMGVTAAAAGAIAGACFVLGRRAIFDVPTAALAVAVFLLLWRFKVPEPILIIAAGLVGLSVFWLRGAL; from the coding sequence ATGAGCGAGCCGCGAACGACCTGGAGCCTCATACGCTACTTCCTCTATCTCGGCAGTCTCGGATTCGGCGGGCCCGCGGCGCTGGTGGGCTACATGCAGCGCGACCTCGTCGAGAGCCGCGCCTGGTTCACGAAGGACGAATACGTGAAAGGTCTGGCGCTCTCTCAGCTGGCGCCGGGGCCCCTCGCCGCCCAGCTCGCGATCTGTCTCGGCTACAGTCACGGCCGGATCTGGGGCGCGACGCTGGTCGGCGTGGCCTTCATCGTGCCGTCCTTTCTCATGACGGTGGCGCTGGGCGCGCTGTACGTCGGCTATGGCGGGCTGTCCTGGATGCAGGCGGTCTTCTACGGAGTCGGCGCGGCGGTGATCGGCATCATCGTCCGCTCGGCCTGGAGGCTGGCCAAGCTGACCATGGCCAGGGACAGGCTGCTCTGGGGCGTCTTCGCCATCATGGCCGTGGTGACGGCGTGGACAGAGTCGGAGATGGCGGCCCTCTTCATCCTCTCGGGCATCGTCATCATGCTGATCAAGGCGCCGCCCCGGCGCCTGCTGGCCCTGGTCGGCTCGAGCAAGTCGCTCCTGAGCGCCGCGTGGCCTGCGCTGCTCCTGACGGGCCTCGGGTCCCCCGCCACCTCCGGCATCCTCGCCCAGATCCTGTGGTTCTTCACCAAGGCGGGCGCTTTCGTCTTCGGGAGCGGGCTCGCCATCGTGCCGTTCCTCTACGGCGGCGTGGTGCAAGAGCACCAATGGCTCAATGACAAGCAGTTCCTCGACGCCGTCGCGGTCGCCATGATCACCCCGGGGCCGGTGGTCATCACGGTCGCCTTCATCGGCTACCTCGTGGCCGGTCTGGGCGGGGCCATCGCGGCGGGCATCGGCGTCTTCCTGCCGGTGTACCTCTTCGTGATCGTGCTCTACCCCTTCTTCGACCGGTGGAGCCGCATCGCACAGGTCAAGGCCTTCGTGATGGGCGTGACGGCGGCGGCGGCAGGAGCCATCGCCGGCGCCTGCTTCGTCCTCGGCAGGCGGGCGATCTTCGACGTGCCGACCGCCGCGCTCGCGGTGGCCGTCTTCCTCCTGCTGTGGCGGTTCAAGGTCCCGGAGCCGATCCTCATCATCGCGGCCGGCCTGGTAGGGCTGAGCGTGTTCTGGCTGCGGGGCGCCCTATGA
- a CDS encoding DUF1259 domain-containing protein — MTLTRSRQLVLALALGALNILATSADTAERTAESNVADWQPIAEAFGRPGTLLPGDIYRVGLPRTDLTVTVQGVQVKAGFALGSYAAFKKMGASAMVMGDLVLLDQEINPVMSGLHERGLIVTALHNHLINLSPHVMYLHYTGHGAPADLARSLRAALSVTGTPFGPPAQGTGGELGIPKTQVDAVIGRTGTINNGVLQFSVARAERITEGKVLLLPGMGVATVINLQPTGDGKAAATGDFVLVAREVNPVARALQAHGIQVTAIHQHALADNPRLFYMHFWANDDAVQLARGLRAALDLTNSPKEKPQ, encoded by the coding sequence ATGACTCTGACACGATCACGACAGTTGGTCCTGGCCCTGGCTCTTGGAGCACTCAACATTCTCGCGACATCGGCCGACACCGCGGAACGCACGGCGGAATCGAATGTGGCCGACTGGCAGCCTATAGCGGAGGCGTTCGGCAGGCCCGGCACACTGCTGCCAGGTGACATCTATCGTGTAGGTCTACCGAGGACGGATCTGACCGTCACCGTCCAAGGGGTGCAGGTCAAGGCCGGATTCGCACTTGGATCGTATGCCGCGTTCAAGAAGATGGGCGCGAGCGCCATGGTCATGGGCGACCTCGTCTTGCTCGACCAGGAAATCAATCCCGTTATGTCGGGCCTCCATGAGCGTGGATTGATAGTGACGGCGCTTCACAACCACTTGATCAACCTGTCGCCACACGTGATGTACCTGCACTACACCGGCCACGGCGCCCCCGCGGATCTTGCGCGAAGCCTACGAGCCGCGCTGTCAGTCACGGGCACGCCGTTCGGGCCGCCTGCGCAGGGTACGGGGGGCGAGCTCGGCATCCCCAAGACGCAGGTCGACGCCGTCATCGGGCGCACCGGCACGATCAACAACGGCGTCCTCCAGTTCTCGGTCGCCCGCGCCGAGCGAATCACCGAGGGAAAGGTGCTTCTGCTGCCCGGCATGGGAGTGGCGACGGTCATCAACCTTCAGCCCACCGGAGACGGCAAGGCCGCCGCGACGGGGGACTTCGTCCTAGTCGCCCGCGAGGTCAATCCCGTGGCGCGGGCCCTTCAGGCCCATGGCATCCAGGTCACCGCCATTCATCAGCACGCCCTGGCCGACAATCCGAGACTCTTCTACATGCACTTCTGGGCCAACGACGACGCGGTTCAGCTCGCCCGCGGACTCAGGGCCGCGCTGGACTTGACAAATAGCCCGAAGGAGAAACCCCAATGA
- a CDS encoding chromate resistance protein ChrB domain-containing protein, with protein sequence MKWVARAKARVDRIACPWLIRRFIDKQAEFLFVPDAEVMATAARESATPYDVPGVELGHQGERCSFDAFLDKYRLTDPALQALALIVRGADTDARGIAKEAWGLYAVASGFREISRDDFENMERQFPVYDALYAYCRSGLPRGA encoded by the coding sequence ATGAAATGGGTCGCGCGCGCGAAGGCCCGCGTGGACAGGATCGCCTGCCCATGGCTCATCCGCCGCTTCATCGACAAGCAAGCGGAGTTCCTCTTCGTCCCTGATGCCGAGGTGATGGCAACGGCCGCGCGCGAGAGCGCGACGCCCTACGACGTGCCGGGGGTCGAGCTCGGCCATCAGGGGGAGCGCTGCTCCTTCGACGCCTTCCTCGACAAGTACCGCCTCACCGACCCCGCGCTCCAGGCGCTCGCCCTCATCGTGCGCGGCGCTGACACCGACGCGCGCGGCATCGCGAAGGAGGCCTGGGGGCTCTACGCCGTGGCGAGCGGCTTCCGCGAAATCAGCCGCGACGACTTCGAGAACATGGAGCGCCAGTTCCCCGTCTACGACGCGCTCTATGCCTACTGCCGGAGCGGGCTGCCGCGTGGGGCGTGA